From Pseudomonas fluorescens, one genomic window encodes:
- the tssB gene encoding type VI secretion system contractile sheath small subunit, producing MASNSFQNEVPKARVNIKLDLHTGGAKKSIELPLKLMVMGDYSNGREQRALSERSKIGVNRNNFDSVLAEFSPALKFAVDDVRGEGRAETAVELSFQCMKDFEPEQVARQIPQLRALLAMRNLLRDLKSNLLDNATFRYELERILKDDALSDELRAELAALAPAQVN from the coding sequence ATGGCTTCGAATAGCTTTCAAAATGAAGTGCCCAAGGCGCGGGTTAACATAAAGCTCGACTTGCACACCGGAGGTGCAAAAAAATCAATCGAATTGCCCTTGAAGTTGATGGTCATGGGCGATTACAGCAATGGTCGCGAGCAGCGTGCACTGTCCGAGCGGAGCAAAATTGGCGTCAATCGGAATAACTTCGATAGCGTGCTGGCCGAATTTTCGCCTGCCTTGAAATTCGCCGTGGACGATGTGCGGGGGGAGGGCAGGGCCGAGACCGCGGTTGAGTTAAGCTTTCAGTGCATGAAGGATTTCGAGCCGGAACAAGTGGCTCGGCAAATTCCGCAACTTCGCGCTTTATTAGCCATGCGTAACCTATTGCGCGATCTCAAGTCCAATCTTCTGGACAACGCGACCTTTCGCTACGAGTTGGAACGCATCCTCAAGGATGATGCGCTGAGTGACGAATTGCGCGCTGAACTGGCCGCCCTGGCACCTGCGCAAGTTAACTAA
- a CDS encoding NADPH-dependent FMN reductase produces the protein MSKVHTVAVLVGSLRKQSINRKVALALAELAPATLKLNIVEIGDLPLYNEDIDETPPAAYSTFREQVRSSDAVLFVTPEYNRSVPAPLKNAIDVGSRPYGKSAWSGKPGAVISVSPGAVGGFGANHHLRQSLVFLNVPCLQQPEAYLGGAGTFFDESGKLSDKVQPFLQSFIDAFAGWVEQHKKV, from the coding sequence ATGAGCAAGGTCCATACGGTCGCTGTCCTGGTAGGCAGCCTGCGAAAACAGTCGATTAACCGCAAGGTTGCCCTGGCGCTGGCGGAACTGGCCCCGGCCACCCTGAAGCTGAACATCGTCGAGATCGGCGACCTGCCGCTCTATAACGAAGACATCGACGAAACACCGCCGGCAGCCTACAGCACTTTCCGCGAGCAGGTACGTTCATCCGACGCAGTGCTGTTCGTCACCCCCGAATACAACCGCTCAGTGCCGGCGCCTTTGAAAAACGCCATCGACGTTGGCTCCCGGCCCTACGGCAAAAGCGCCTGGAGCGGCAAGCCCGGTGCGGTGATCAGCGTTTCTCCGGGCGCCGTCGGCGGTTTCGGCGCCAACCACCATCTGCGCCAGTCCCTGGTATTCCTCAACGTCCCGTGCCTGCAGCAGCCGGAAGCTTATCTGGGTGGGGCAGGGACGTTTTTTGATGAGTCGGGCAAGCTGTCGGATAAGGTTCAGCCGTTCTTGCAGAGCTTTATCGATGCATTTGCGGGGTGGGTGGAGCAGCACAAGAAGGTGTGA
- a CDS encoding LysR substrate-binding domain-containing protein encodes MRLRHIEVIQALLQTAHVGTAAEMLQLPVTEIERVLREAEDQLGFMLFASVRGRLQATREARLLQVQIANVYSAFEPVQRLAESLRQYHAPPLRVIGTPPLAYQLLPQAIASLRRRFPDMPCSLQSQPTADIVRSLLLRESDLGLSLHDPEHSDIQCQVLAQGKLQLLAPHGWLQPRQKYISAQDLAGQALVGLEGHDPLSVLFDSKLQALRPAPVVQTRVQTHQMMRSMVEAGEGLAIVDPFTALGAKASGLDVCPVSPAVPISLYALSLKNVEPTTAQEALLEIITTNAQALLQG; translated from the coding sequence ATGCGTCTACGCCATATCGAAGTGATCCAGGCGCTCCTGCAAACCGCTCACGTGGGTACCGCAGCCGAGATGTTGCAACTGCCGGTGACCGAGATCGAGAGGGTATTGCGCGAGGCCGAGGATCAACTCGGCTTCATGCTATTCGCCAGTGTTCGCGGGCGCTTGCAGGCCACGCGTGAGGCGCGGTTGTTGCAGGTGCAGATCGCCAACGTCTATAGCGCGTTCGAACCTGTGCAACGCCTGGCTGAAAGCCTGCGCCAGTACCACGCGCCGCCATTGCGAGTGATTGGCACGCCGCCCCTGGCGTATCAACTGCTGCCGCAGGCTATTGCCAGTTTGCGCCGGCGCTTCCCCGATATGCCCTGCTCTCTGCAGAGCCAGCCCACCGCCGACATCGTCAGGAGCCTGTTGCTGCGCGAAAGCGACTTGGGATTGAGCCTGCACGACCCCGAACACAGTGACATCCAATGCCAGGTGCTGGCCCAGGGCAAGCTGCAACTGCTGGCGCCCCACGGCTGGCTGCAACCGCGACAGAAGTACATCTCGGCCCAAGACCTGGCCGGCCAGGCGCTGGTCGGGCTGGAAGGCCATGACCCATTGAGTGTGCTGTTCGACAGCAAGCTACAAGCGTTGCGCCCTGCGCCCGTGGTGCAGACCCGGGTGCAGACCCACCAGATGATGCGCAGTATGGTCGAGGCCGGTGAAGGCCTGGCGATTGTCGATCCGTTTACCGCCCTTGGCGCCAAGGCGTCCGGACTGGATGTGTGCCCGGTGTCGCCGGCGGTGCCGATCAGTCTTTACGCCCTGAGCCTGAAGAATGTTGAGCCAACAACGGCGCAGGAAGCGCTGCTGGAGATCATCACGACGAACGCCCAGGCACTGTTGCAGGGTTGA
- a CDS encoding GNAT family N-acetyltransferase gives MQPLSNPRQPNLAVRVADQGFAAYICASDFSFEISAYISAHIDRPVAQWPLHAVTPYRKCYGIDAEEFASYHDAPDSAIFMAFLDEQAVGHIVVSTNWNGLAHIDEVAVHAPARRHGVAKALLDVAQFWSQKKLLPGIMLETQNNNLGACRLYERCGYVLGGIDHLRYRGIDPRTQEVALFWYRFFDEATALNPATVPGRSS, from the coding sequence ATGCAACCGCTGAGCAACCCCCGACAGCCGAATCTCGCGGTGCGTGTCGCCGACCAGGGCTTTGCCGCCTATATCTGCGCCAGTGATTTCAGTTTTGAAATCAGCGCTTATATCAGTGCCCATATCGACCGGCCGGTGGCGCAGTGGCCGTTGCACGCGGTGACGCCTTACCGCAAATGTTATGGCATTGACGCCGAAGAGTTCGCGAGTTACCACGATGCCCCCGACAGTGCGATTTTCATGGCCTTTCTGGACGAGCAGGCGGTGGGGCATATCGTGGTCAGCACCAACTGGAATGGCCTGGCCCATATCGATGAAGTGGCGGTGCATGCGCCGGCCCGGCGGCATGGCGTGGCCAAGGCCTTGCTGGACGTGGCGCAGTTCTGGAGTCAGAAGAAACTGCTGCCGGGGATCATGCTGGAGACTCAGAACAATAACCTCGGTGCCTGTCGGCTGTATGAGCGTTGCGGCTACGTGCTGGGCGGCATCGATCACCTGCGCTATCGGGGGATTGATCCACGCACCCAGGAAGTGGCGTTGTTCTGGTATCGATTTTTCGACGAAGCAACCGCCCTCAACCCTGCAACAGTGCCTGGGCGTTCGTCGTGA